Below is a genomic region from Rhododendron vialii isolate Sample 1 chromosome 5a, ASM3025357v1.
AGGATAGAACAAGCGACACCACATGTACCCTGCTTACTTTCATGCAGTGAAGTGACAGCCGGCCCTATAAGTTGGGGTTGTAGGCGAATTTGAATTATAGGATCCTTATAtactttttgtggagaaacataagaaaaatgtcggtttttttttttggaacacaTTAGAAATTCATTAATATCAATAAGGATTACAACATATCGTGTGCCCCTAATACAACGTACTGGAGAAAAACCTATTGCACACATGTTAACAAAATACacaaccaaatcaaatgaaGGAATCAAGTCCGGCAATAAATTGATCAGGCGGGTAGAAGTCATAACCGCTCATGCAACGTTGATATCCAGCTGTCACGGTAGTTCCACAATTGACGATGCTTTCCACAAAGACCAATCGATGCCAACCtagttctttaaaaaataaaaacattttttgagcAAATTTTAAGTGTTGAAAAAACTTATTAAGCAAATCCAAGCAACGAAGGTTAGAAGATAAacttaatgaatgtggatgtacTTTTTTCTGAGATCTTTCCCTATATAATCTGTTTTGGCTCGTTATTAGAGGATTGACCAAGGCTTTCTCATTCTTCATTTGACTGAAGATCGAATTCTGGCAGCCCATGAGTTTCGAACTTGGACCACGAATAGGAGAAAAAGTTTGGCTACTGATTCagccactccttttttttgttaacgtcactcccctacaaatttatttttatttttgatgaaatacacttgcaggggaggggagtggcgttaacaaaaaaagggagtggctagatcattttccagtttattgagcTTCAAAACTGAGGACCCACTCATGGGATACAGCACGCACAACACTTTGCCCGGCCACAGCGCCAAACGGCCGATGGTACGCTGGGTCGTCAGGCCTCTTtatctgctctctctctctctctctctctctctctctctgagtgtgtgcgcgcgcgcgcacgtCTTCAAAACTTTGATGATCGCTGTTACAGAAGTTTGCTCCAAGAAATGTTCCGGTTCTGGGTTGCAAAATCTGGAATCTGAATCCCTTTCGCATTCAGCACCATAATGATCAGGCAACTGTAGTCATCACTCTAGCAACTTTTGAAATGCTCAAACGACGTACAGTTCCTCTTTCTAATTACATCCCTAATAACAGTGCACAAACTGATGGAACCTTCAATCAAAACTAAACCCCTTGATCGATCAGCTTAGTGTAGTGACGAACGAGTAGGATATTCCTTCGATCTAAAGTCGGCCCCTTTCTTATTAGTAAGTAGGTGGCCTTTAGTCTTTCTGTTCGAAGTGATGTGCAATTTGTTTGacatacaaaaaagaaacattttttttctaattcgtCACAAGAAAAAGTCCAAGTCTAGCGTATCTTCAATCATCCGGGAAGCCAAGAAATCTGCTCATAAGCTTAGCAACTGGGGTTGCATCAGCAGGTGGATAAGGGACAAGAGACTCCAGATTCATGCCCCCAATAGTTTGGTAGAGATCTTGAGGCCGAGTGCACAGTAAATGCTTCCTCTGAGCTAGTTCCTCTGCTAACTCGCTTTGATGATTGTCCATCAAGTCCTCGTTCACCAGAACAATCAAAGGTTTGCCCAAGCGCAACGTCTCAAATATGCTTCCAGACCCTTTTACCATAGCAAAATCCAATTAGCACATGATATTCATCTTCTGATTATACATCAAAGtagtaagaaaataattttatatcTTCATGACAGATCGTACTTCACGTTTTTTCCTTATGTTTTCCTTCTCGAAGGTCGGAAATTATCTATTTCAGTGGAGTCAACGAAATACCAAACAAAGAAGTCATTGATATTAACGAGCTCAAATTCAACGTGTCACAGCATTCTAACTGCGATTAAGATGAGGGTTACACCCGATTTGCTGAATCTTAGGTTCCAACTTTAGCAGTGAGGTTGGTGAATAACTACCACACTCTCCTATCGGCTACCCAAACTTAAAAGGTTTACATCACGCCAACTTGGAAATAAAACCACACTCTCCCATTGTCTTCCTCATAAATTGAATCATTTCCCTCCTCTCTTAGCCTCTTTCAGCGAATCTGTATTCAGGCTTGTCTATTTACCAATTTAGACTTCGAACTCAGAAAACAAAAGGCTGTCCTTTCACTAAACCATATAACTAGATGTCGTTTCAAAATCCATCAACTGTAGAAGAGAAAATTAAAGACTATAACTTCGAGTCGAACAAAAATTCTAGACAGAGCTCAAAGATGAAATAACAGACAAGGATCCCTTCTCCCAACAACAAAGAAAGGGTAATACTGGTTAGATACAAATTTCTTAGCTTCATAGTCATGCAATCTGGGAAATCGCATCAAAAAGTAAGATGGTTCATTTCTTCCTACAATAAAAAAGGAGTTCTAGTGGTCGAGTTCAAAATTACTTGGCTTCAGAGTCACGAGATTTGGGAAATCAAAGGAACAATTCAGATGATATGTCACTATAGAATGTTCTCGAGACTTCATTCATATGCTATTCGTGCTTGGTATTCGAGACCACTGCACTTCGAAAAAGTTTGCTGTGTTTATCATCCATTATTAACACTTCTCGTAGAAGATACTCAATTAAAAACTGGAGAATGCTGTTAAAGTGGCCAAGAAAATGCCACAAGCAAAGATTAAGAACCAACAACGGTACAAAATGCAGTTCTTACAGCGTCAAGATCCTTAAAAACAGGGTTCGCTCTATATTCTTCTGTATACATGTGTAACCATTCCCTCTAACAATAATTCAGCCAATATGCAGAAACAGGAAGTGAAAGGACGATCATATGGGAAGAAGTTACCTGCATGACTAATCACTAGAGAAGCAGATCTCAAGTTGTCTGCAATGCTGGATGAGTAAGTGAAGCAGTCAACTTGCAGGGACTCGCATTCTCCTGTAGACTACATTGAAAACACAAAGCTCAGAAGGAATTTGGTTTGACGACGATACTGAAAAAGGAGACGAGAGAAGCATCTTTATTAATATGTGAAACACACACTTGGAATTAAACAGAAGAAGCccagggtgtgtgtgtgtgtgcgcgcgggGGGGCGGGGGGGTGGTGTTGACGAGTAAACCGAAGCAAGTTTTGTAAGCAAATGACATTTCATGCAGAAGCAGTATCTTACGAGATTACGCTGTCTGGTCAAGCACCACAACGAAGGGGAATGAAAAAATCTTCTAAAGCATTTACAAATGTAAAGTGGAGAACCAACAATAAATGCATACCGAGTACAGAAACAAACATCCTGCTAGATTTCCCATTTGAAACTTGTATATCAAAGCCACATAAAACAAATGGCATCCTGATTTTCAAATGAGAGGACTCTATCATACAACTAAAATTGCTTAGAGACAAGTTATTCGGTTCAACGTTAAATTCTGATGCTTTTCTCAAACTGGCACACCTGTAGTTAAGAACTAATATATAGCACAGTAGTAAACTTGTTTTGTTTCAACAACTAGGCTTTTATCTGTCACAAGCATTTGTCAATCTATCATAAGCAATTTGATTTAGATAACTAACCAGGCAACCAATCAAACTCACTCGAAAGGGAAAAAGATAACAAAGCTTGTGAATACCTTAATGGGAACATAGGACCCGCAACCAATTTGAACGAGTAGGTCGGTGTAACCTTTCCGAAACAACTCTTCCTTAACTTCACTTGTGTCGACTGCTTGAACAAGAGCATCAAAACAAGTTGACCCCACAGTCACAAAAACTGTCCTCCTTGGCTTCAAAATATCATTTCCTCCTCCCATGCTAATTAGTAATTTCTATCTACCCTCTAGACATTTCTGAAGCATCAAGCTTTGCAAGTAAATCATAATGTTTTACACATAACAATACAACTAAGCAACATAGAagttgaagacaaaaataaattcttaagAAACTTCAGACAAgcaggaaagcaatataacatagaAGTAGGCTGGTCCCCAAATTACCGAAATGAGCAATTCAAAACTATTGAAAGAAAACTAATAATCTCAGGCCACGTTCGGTTGGTCGAACTAATAAGGAGCGGACATAGAACCCAGTATAGGATTAACCCTACAAAACCTATAATGAGGAAATCATCAATCCCACACACCCCACATATTGTGTCTCTCATGCTTGGTATGAGCATGAGAAAAATGTAAGATTCAAGGCTTGGTATTAGCATCAGATGTGAAACAGGATTTAGCCTTCGGATTTGTAGGTAGGCAGTAATGTCCATCAGAAGTGGCTGGAAATGCATCCAAATGAAAAGATTTGCACTTTTTGACGCCTATGGAGGAACTTATCAAGACCAAGGAAATTATACGAGAAACCAAAGAAACTCATAAAGCTTCTTTACTTCACTTTTTCATATCCGTCTTTTACTCTctcttttcctccattaatCACTTCACGAAATCATCATCCAAACATATAGCCAGTGTTTTGGGGGGCGAAATAATAAGATGTAAGATAACTTTCAGCACACGAATTTAGCACACAGTTGCTTTACCAACCTATAGCTCAACAAAGAGGTCTTGAACCAGTGCAGTATTCATCAGGCCCATAGATCACAGGCGAGCAGATATTATATTCACTACAAATGCAGCCGTGTTTTGGTTTGAAGGCTTAACAAGCTCGAAAATGTGTTCAAACTTGGTTAGTTTATGAGACGAGCCGATCTCATAGGATTAGGGGTGATAAATGAGCCGAGTAGTAGCTTATTAGAGCTCAGTTTGAAACTTAaacgagcttcaaaaagtgAATGCTTTACTCTCCTCTTTTCTTATTTGTTCATATTCATCATGTATATAGAAGGAAAACTGGAAATTTCACCCAAAAAATGTATCTTCAATAGGTGAAGTCAAAACTGAAAGCAATTATTTCGATTCTGGCAAAAACCAGTGCTCACAACTGCTCGTCCAGTAATACACAACGTTAAGTAGTTTGACAATTGCCTCAATTTAAACATGCAATGGAGCAAGAAATTCCTTAAACATGCAATGGAGCAAGAAATTCCTTGTTGTGTAAAGAGATCATCAAGAGACAAGTAAAATTCAAGTGACCATGAAATCTCAtgtaaacacatttttttttcttttaacagcaaaaaaaacgtttcattaatcttgaaattggtAGAAGACTAATAGGAGCAAGGAAAAAATATGAGAACAATCTTCTATCCAATCCAAGACCCAAACCTACGATTGTTAAAGAAACCAATAAGGACACCTAATTGTACAAGTGTTGTCAAACTAGGAATGGAGTAAAGAGAAGTTTGCCAAGAACAATGAAATCTCTATCCAAAATTGAAATTAGGGTTGAAGGATGGAAGATTAAGACTGACCTCTTCGTCGTGGACGTCCTTTCGTCGGAGTGAAATTTATTCTCTAACAAAATGGGTTGGATACTGTGCggccaaatctattttcacaGAAACAATTTCGTTCAATTCATCTCCGATTATGTATTGATCAGCATTCGATTAATATGATCTTCAACACGGTTTACCTTCTTGACAAGCTCAACAACATGAACCCTTTCGATCGTCGAGATAAATTGGAATGAGATCACAATCTGACGAATTCGCGTCGCAGTTCCTATAGAGCATTCTTCCGACGCCGTCTGTCAAAATGGGTTTGATACAGTGTGGCCGAATTTATTTTCGCAAAAACAAATTCACTTCTATCGCATTCGACAATGTATCAGACAGTACTCGATTCAAATGATCTTTATCAATGTTTTTCTTCTTGACAATATCTGCAAGATGAACGATTTTGATCACAGAGGTACACCGGAATCAGCTCACAATTTCACAAATACACGTTTTCAGGGTACTTCTCAGGTTCGAAATGCGAAGTCTTAATGACTATAGGCGACGTCGTTTATTGGAAACCTCTCGTTTCAAGATGCAATCTCTGAATGAGACCTGATCGTCGCTATTTTTACCAAGCTCGCGTCTGTCACAGGCGAGTGTCTTTTGGGCGCGAACACCAGTCCGCCGTCCCCATTTCCCCTGGATTTATCTACTCTCTCTCGATCGCCAAATTGTATTTCACTGAATCTTCGTTCACAAACGGACGTCAATCCTCTGCATGCTGATCCTGTATGCAAAAGATTAAGTTTTATCCTAATTGTATACGATTCAAATGAGGCTATTGATTTAATCATCTCATGTTATCAAGTCGATCTTCTTTCTCAGTGcttgtaatctttttttttttttgcaattattGCTAATTGGAAGGGAGATTTGAAGTGAAGATCGGAGTTGAGCTTCGTTTGTTGATCGACAAATTTAAATCGATTATCTCTGTAACTTCTATATATAAGGGAAAAAGAGCCAATATCTCATCACAAAGCTCAGTTGCAATGAGCAAGTCAATTAGAACTTTGATCCCTCACAGCTTCTCCCAAGTACCATGGGATTGAAATGACGAGGAACCAAAACCTCAGTTAATATCTAGATATGGCTGATTTCGCATTCAGTTTTTCCTTTACTTGTGCCTTTTAGAAAAGGAGAAAAGCTTTTCTCATAAGTGAAGTAGGAGTATGTCACAGTGTGGCCCATGACACTCAAGGCAGCCGGAATGAGTCTCTTGTCATCATACTATAACTTTGAGGGATTTGCCCGAGCGGTAATGAGACAACAACCAACGGACTTGCTCCTTAAGAGGTCAATTGCAATGTCGAATTCTAAGAAGGACAAACATTCCAAATCTTAGATGTCGCTAAAAGTTTGTTCGGTTGTTAATTTCATGTCTCaagattaattgaggtgcggtttttttttttaattgattcgTCAGTTTTCCGCAGGTGTGAGATTCTTCTGGAATTGATGACATTGTTTCAACGACCCTTGAGCAAGTGTAGGTGCATTTACAAGTCATTTAAGAAGTTAGAAAGAAATATATTGACCTTTGGTTAGCGCGCAGCCTTGTTTGTTACTAGTCAACAAGCAATACGAAGCAGCTATCAGGCAGTTCAAAGTTTCGATTCATATGGTATATCCATCCATATTCAGAGTGAACTCGATTCGACCCGGATCAGACTCGGTCAAtacgtacaatttttttttccctcagcGAAAGTCAgcattgttagttgtagtttttgaagtttgaacctATGTCAATTGCGTGAAAATATATTGTACCCACCACTCCACTTTCATCGACACATACGATTACCGTCCattgttgtgtgtgtgcgtgtttGGATTCAAAATCCTTTATTGTGTTTGACTACTTACAAAATTCGTAATAGGAATACGTGTATCCTGTGGGGGGAAACATCAAGGAATAGTAGTAACTTTCTAGCTTTCTCATTGCATTACATAAATAGTAGTCCCGTTTGGTCTTACTTCTTTTCTCAGCTTAAAagagttttaatttgttttgtgaaattttattgttttgagtttggaaaCATTTAAAAGCTAAGAGATTTAAAAAGTCTACCataacattattatttttaaagaacaacttcaacatttttttttcccaatgatAAAAAGGGTAG
It encodes:
- the LOC131325338 gene encoding uncharacterized protein LOC131325338 gives rise to the protein MGGGNDILKPRRTVFVTVGSTCFDALVQAVDTSEVKEELFRKGYTDLLVQIGCGSYVPIKSTGECESLQVDCFTYSSSIADNLRSASLVISHAGSGSIFETLRLGKPLIVLVNEDLMDNHQSELAEELAQRKHLLCTRPQDLYQTIGGMNLESLVPYPPADATPVAKLMSRFLGFPDD